Proteins from one Sphingomonas sp. HF-S4 genomic window:
- a CDS encoding flagellar hook-length control protein FliK, producing the protein MQINPFGFPLGAGTQPASALAAGGLGFIDALGVAIDGSAPAITGLTGSTTMPAHFDAKLSQTLLANAQLDSQPMPATPPLPGLQQPTSLSQLMATAAKLPAAEPPPVAGQAPGADLAAPLAQPMVAQPEITQPEDAQPEAAKPEMAPRAPAAVAPEPVATQPVVAPPVQAPAKTPVETAVAEVEAQPETPALEAGAAKPQKRVRAATAEAEPAQPEAKPAPAPAPVPAAAVVPQAVAAQPQPVARDAAAPQTPGTTVKKTGAAPAAFEGAPQAATGAGTTDFADAVAAQGGKPGADANADGQPQPEFVPGTLGKADAPAPVAAPAAHHSASVDATRAAAPAAPAPAPHAEHVIDAHRHLGQSLGVEIAKKVELGEETLRIRLNPIELGRIEVTLAFDDKGALQATVRTDSAQAMDLLRQDAGDLARTLDQAGVRTDAQSFRFENRGGSDGNGQQAQHQHSQNRGPFAASDDDALVAEPIYRPVRSDGQVDLLA; encoded by the coding sequence ATGCAGATCAACCCCTTCGGCTTTCCGCTAGGCGCGGGCACCCAGCCTGCGTCGGCTCTCGCGGCCGGCGGCCTCGGCTTCATCGATGCGCTCGGCGTCGCGATCGACGGCAGCGCGCCGGCGATCACCGGCCTGACCGGATCGACCACGATGCCCGCGCATTTCGACGCCAAGCTGTCGCAGACCCTGCTCGCCAATGCGCAGCTCGACTCCCAGCCCATGCCGGCCACGCCGCCGTTGCCCGGGCTCCAGCAGCCGACCTCTCTGTCGCAGCTGATGGCCACTGCCGCCAAGCTGCCGGCGGCCGAGCCGCCGCCGGTTGCCGGCCAGGCGCCAGGTGCCGACCTTGCCGCGCCGCTCGCCCAGCCGATGGTTGCGCAGCCCGAAATTACCCAGCCCGAGGACGCGCAGCCCGAAGCGGCAAAGCCAGAAATGGCGCCGCGCGCGCCGGCCGCAGTCGCGCCCGAGCCCGTGGCAACTCAGCCCGTGGTCGCCCCGCCCGTCCAGGCGCCCGCCAAGACCCCGGTCGAGACCGCCGTCGCCGAGGTCGAGGCTCAGCCCGAGACGCCCGCCTTGGAAGCCGGCGCGGCCAAGCCGCAGAAGCGCGTCCGCGCCGCGACCGCCGAGGCCGAACCCGCCCAGCCCGAGGCCAAGCCTGCCCCTGCCCCCGCGCCGGTGCCTGCCGCCGCAGTCGTGCCGCAGGCCGTCGCCGCCCAGCCGCAGCCCGTCGCGCGCGACGCCGCCGCACCGCAGACGCCCGGTACCACGGTCAAGAAGACCGGCGCCGCACCTGCTGCGTTCGAAGGCGCGCCGCAGGCCGCTACCGGCGCCGGCACCACCGACTTCGCCGATGCGGTCGCCGCGCAAGGCGGCAAACCGGGAGCCGACGCCAATGCCGACGGCCAGCCCCAGCCCGAATTCGTCCCCGGCACGCTCGGCAAAGCCGACGCCCCCGCACCGGTAGCCGCACCTGCCGCGCACCACAGCGCGTCGGTCGACGCCACGCGCGCCGCCGCCCCGGCGGCACCCGCACCCGCGCCGCATGCCGAGCATGTCATCGACGCGCATCGCCATCTCGGCCAGTCGCTCGGCGTCGAGATCGCCAAGAAGGTCGAGCTCGGCGAGGAAACGCTGCGCATCCGCCTCAATCCGATCGAGCTCGGCCGGATCGAAGTGACGCTCGCCTTCGACGACAAGGGCGCGCTCCAGGCCACCGTCCGCACCGACAGCGCGCAGGCGATGGACCTGCTGCGCCAGGATGCCGGCGATCTCGCCCGCACGCTCGACCAGGCCGGCGTCCGCACCGACGCGCAGAGCTTCCGCTTCGAAAATCGCGGCGGCAGCGACGGCAACGGCCAGCAGGCCCAGCACCAACATTCGCAGAACCGCGGCCCGTTCGCCGCTTCCGATGACGACGCCCTCGTCGCCGAACCCATCTACCGCCCGGTCCGCAGCGACGGGCAGGTCGACCTTCTCGCCTGA
- a CDS encoding flagellar hook assembly protein FlgD yields the protein MTTVNSATAISDAKSAAASTKINADFDMFLKLLTTQMQNQDPLDPMDTAQYTQQLVQYSQVEQSIEQTKTLKEMLSAFGTQNLMQASAMIGAQVETSSEVSGLSATTPAQWTWSADRNVASMTATITDAKGKVIDTLPIDATGAAGAFTWDGTTSAGKKVDPGLYTLKLEGKDASGTKVAATAHAFGKVTDVELNNGSVQMTINGLKVASSELLRIG from the coding sequence ATGACCACCGTCAATTCCGCCACTGCGATTTCCGACGCCAAGAGCGCCGCGGCATCGACCAAGATCAACGCCGATTTCGACATGTTCCTGAAGCTGCTCACCACGCAGATGCAGAACCAGGATCCGCTCGATCCGATGGACACCGCGCAATACACCCAGCAGCTCGTCCAATATTCGCAGGTCGAGCAGTCGATCGAGCAGACCAAGACGCTCAAGGAAATGCTCTCGGCGTTCGGCACGCAGAACCTGATGCAGGCCTCGGCGATGATCGGCGCGCAGGTCGAGACCAGCTCGGAAGTGTCGGGCCTAAGCGCCACGACCCCGGCGCAGTGGACCTGGTCGGCGGATCGCAACGTCGCGTCGATGACTGCAACCATCACCGACGCCAAGGGCAAGGTGATCGACACGCTGCCGATCGACGCCACCGGTGCCGCCGGCGCGTTCACCTGGGACGGCACGACCAGCGCGGGCAAGAAGGTCGATCCGGGCCTCTACACGCTCAAGCTCGAGGGCAAGGATGCCTCGGGCACCAAGGTCGCCGCGACTGCGCACGCCTTCGGCAAGGTCACCGATGTCGAGCTCAACAACGGCTCGGTCCAGATGACGATCAACGGCCTCAAGGTCGCATCGAGCGAGCTGCTCCGCATCGGCTGA
- a CDS encoding flagellin: MGFSVNTNTGAMAALQSLSETNKGMAQVQSRINTGLNVSSTKDDSASFTIAQGLRGDMGGLKAVSSSLSRAKSVTDVAVAGAEQISDVVNQMKAKAYQSADAGIDSATRTALNNDFVALRDQITTIVNSSDFNGTNLLKASGGNVTALQSLKDSDTSSATTWNPDSLSVANQGLDLGGSVVTVSASGNISSQASAQAMIDTLSTTQDNLKTSLSTLGAASRKIDAQSTFTGKLSDVIEGGIGNLVDADLAKESARLQALQVKQQLGVQALSIANQAPQSITSLFR; the protein is encoded by the coding sequence ATGGGTTTCTCTGTCAACACCAACACCGGCGCGATGGCGGCTCTTCAGAGCCTCTCCGAGACCAACAAGGGTATGGCGCAGGTTCAGAGCCGCATCAACACCGGCCTGAACGTGTCGTCGACCAAGGATGACTCGGCTTCGTTCACGATCGCTCAGGGCCTTCGCGGCGACATGGGCGGCCTCAAGGCCGTTTCCTCGTCGCTGAGCCGCGCCAAGAGCGTGACCGACGTCGCAGTTGCGGGTGCGGAGCAGATCTCGGACGTCGTCAACCAGATGAAGGCGAAGGCCTATCAGTCTGCTGACGCCGGCATCGACTCGGCTACGCGCACCGCGCTGAACAACGACTTCGTGGCTCTGCGCGATCAGATCACCACGATCGTCAACTCGTCGGACTTCAACGGCACCAACCTGCTGAAGGCTTCGGGCGGCAACGTCACGGCGCTTCAGTCGCTGAAGGATTCGGACACCTCGTCGGCAACGACCTGGAACCCGGACTCGCTCAGCGTTGCTAACCAGGGTCTCGACCTTGGTGGTTCGGTTGTGACTGTTTCGGCCAGCGGCAACATCAGCAGCCAGGCTTCGGCCCAGGCGATGATCGACACGCTGAGCACGACCCAGGACAACCTGAAGACCAGCCTGAGCACGCTCGGCGCTGCCTCGCGCAAGATCGACGCACAGTCGACCTTCACGGGCAAGCTGTCGGACGTGATCGAGGGCGGCATCGGCAACCTCGTCGACGCCGATCTCGCCAAGGAGTCTGCGCGTCTGCAGGCCCTGCAGGTCAAGCAGCAGCTCGGTGTGCAGGCTCTCTCGATCGCCAACCAGGCGCCGCAGAGCATCACGTCGCTGTTCCGTTAA
- a CDS encoding Crp/Fnr family transcriptional regulator, producing the protein MIAGISTRLGPADAALRRLRALGDLDAAAIAAIEAASTRSRCLAPHEEILSERERISGATLLLEGWAMQVRVLADGRRQILDFLLPGDLIGHCHQEAPVASSTVITLTRARICPAPDPMVSPTLDHAYRMSLALDEAHYLRQITRLGRMNAHERTLDLFLELYDRLALAGLATDGSFAMPATQEVLADLLGLTSVHINRVIQQMRKLGEIGWSRGHLELHDLAAQRDLLGWHPVHVSSRWPRRD; encoded by the coding sequence ATGATCGCCGGCATATCGACTCGCCTGGGCCCGGCAGACGCCGCGCTGCGCCGCCTGCGCGCGCTCGGCGATCTCGACGCCGCGGCGATCGCCGCGATCGAGGCCGCGAGCACCCGGTCGCGCTGCCTGGCACCGCACGAGGAGATCCTTTCCGAGCGCGAACGTATCTCCGGCGCCACGCTGCTGCTCGAAGGCTGGGCCATGCAGGTACGCGTGCTCGCCGACGGCAGGCGCCAGATCCTCGACTTCCTCCTGCCCGGCGACCTGATCGGCCATTGCCATCAGGAGGCTCCGGTCGCCTCGTCGACCGTCATCACCCTCACCCGCGCGCGCATCTGCCCGGCGCCGGACCCGATGGTCTCGCCGACGCTCGACCACGCCTATCGCATGAGCCTCGCGCTCGACGAGGCGCATTACCTGCGCCAGATCACCCGGCTCGGGCGGATGAACGCGCACGAACGCACGCTCGACCTGTTCCTCGAGCTCTACGACCGCCTCGCGCTCGCCGGCCTCGCCACCGACGGCAGCTTCGCGATGCCAGCCACCCAGGAAGTGCTCGCCGACCTTCTCGGACTGACCTCGGTGCACATCAACCGCGTGATCCAGCAGATGCGCAAGCTCGGCGAGATCGGCTGGTCGCGCGGCCATCTCGAGCTCCACGATCTCGCCGCGCAGCGCGACCTGCTCGGCTGGCACCCCGTCCACGTCTCCAGCCGCTGGCCGCGGCGAGATTAG
- the flgH gene encoding flagellar basal body L-ring protein FlgH produces the protein MRKIIILAALGATLSGCGAAGRLSQIGKAPKLSGIDPIESPEVESSLAMPSDRSGARPTHAVAQAPAPAQTASLFRTGAGAFFRDQRAGKTGDILTIKINIQDKADIGNNTSRTRGGSENGGVGGLLGIAPVAKLLGGNANAALETNSGSKYAGGGTTARSETINMTMAAIVTQVLPNGNLMIRGKQEVRVNFEMRELIVTGIIRPEDISRDNSISHSQIAEARVIYGGKGQLTDAQQARWGQQIYDALFPF, from the coding sequence ATGCGCAAGATCATTATTCTCGCGGCGCTTGGCGCCACCTTGTCGGGCTGCGGCGCGGCTGGCCGGCTGTCGCAGATCGGCAAGGCGCCCAAGCTCTCGGGCATCGATCCGATCGAATCGCCCGAAGTCGAATCGTCGCTGGCGATGCCTTCGGACCGCAGCGGAGCACGGCCGACGCACGCCGTGGCGCAGGCCCCGGCCCCCGCGCAGACCGCGTCGCTGTTCCGCACCGGCGCCGGCGCTTTCTTCCGCGACCAGCGCGCAGGCAAGACCGGCGACATCCTGACGATCAAGATCAACATCCAGGACAAGGCCGATATCGGCAACAACACGTCGCGTACCCGCGGCGGCAGCGAGAATGGCGGCGTCGGCGGGCTGCTCGGCATTGCGCCGGTCGCCAAGCTGCTCGGCGGCAACGCCAATGCCGCACTCGAGACCAATTCGGGCTCGAAATATGCCGGCGGCGGCACCACTGCGCGTTCCGAGACGATCAACATGACGATGGCCGCCATCGTCACCCAGGTGCTGCCCAACGGCAATCTGATGATCCGCGGCAAGCAGGAAGTGCGGGTGAACTTCGAGATGCGCGAGCTGATCGTCACCGGCATCATCCGCCCCGAGGACATCTCGCGCGACAATTCGATCAGCCACTCGCAGATCGCCGAGGCACGCGTGATCTATGGCGGCAAGGGCCAGCTCACCGACGCGCAGCAGGCGCGCTGGGGCCAGCAGATCTACGACGCGCTGTTCCCGTTCTGA
- the flgA gene encoding flagellar basal body P-ring formation chaperone FlgA, translating to MGVLLALALLGAGPTTVEDVQVAVLARAVEKGTRLEAGDFDSEARSPAAARGALSAQDASGMEAARNLTAGNIVRRSDVMKPQLVKRGEPVTIRIVSGALSITAAGRALNGGGQGEMVRVVTNSTNRTLDAIIDGSGSVRVSAP from the coding sequence ATGGGCGTGCTGCTCGCATTGGCGCTGCTCGGCGCCGGCCCGACGACGGTCGAGGACGTGCAGGTGGCCGTCCTCGCCCGCGCGGTCGAGAAGGGCACGCGGCTCGAAGCCGGCGACTTCGACAGCGAGGCGCGGTCCCCCGCTGCGGCGCGTGGTGCGCTCTCGGCCCAGGACGCCTCCGGCATGGAAGCCGCACGCAACTTGACCGCAGGCAATATCGTCCGCCGTTCGGACGTGATGAAGCCCCAGCTCGTGAAGCGCGGCGAGCCGGTGACGATCCGCATCGTCTCGGGCGCGCTTTCGATCACCGCGGCGGGCCGCGCGCTCAATGGCGGCGGGCAGGGCGAGATGGTGCGGGTGGTGACGAACAGCACCAACCGCACGCTCGACGCAATCATCGACGGCTCGGGCAGCGTCCGCGTCTCGGCACCGTAA
- the flgG gene encoding flagellar basal-body rod protein FlgG, producing the protein MRSLSIASTGMLAQQTNVDVISNNIANMNTTGFKRQRAAFQDLLYENIERPGGATGPDTKAPSGIQIGSGVKTGGVYRIQQQGALQQTDNRYDVAITGRGYFQITLPSGDTAYTRDGNFGISDQGELVTQDGFPVQPGITIPANTTDVTISKTGEVQVITAGDPQPQTVGQLELATFMNDAGLEAKGDNLFLETAASGQATVAAPGEPGFGTLSQGFVEASNVNAVAEITALITAQRAYEMNSRVVKTADEMLSTTSQMR; encoded by the coding sequence ATGCGTTCGCTCTCCATCGCCTCGACCGGCATGCTCGCGCAGCAGACCAATGTCGATGTCATCTCGAACAACATCGCCAACATGAACACGACCGGGTTCAAGCGCCAGCGCGCCGCGTTCCAGGACCTGCTCTACGAGAATATCGAGCGTCCCGGCGGCGCGACCGGCCCCGACACCAAGGCGCCCTCGGGCATCCAGATCGGCTCGGGCGTCAAGACCGGCGGCGTCTATCGCATCCAGCAGCAGGGCGCGCTCCAGCAGACCGACAATCGCTACGACGTGGCGATCACCGGGCGCGGATACTTCCAGATCACGCTGCCCTCGGGCGACACTGCCTATACCCGCGACGGCAATTTCGGCATCTCGGACCAGGGAGAGCTGGTGACGCAGGACGGATTCCCGGTGCAGCCGGGGATCACCATTCCTGCGAACACTACCGACGTGACGATCTCCAAGACCGGCGAGGTCCAGGTGATCACCGCGGGGGATCCGCAGCCGCAGACCGTCGGCCAGCTTGAGCTCGCGACCTTCATGAACGATGCCGGCCTCGAAGCGAAGGGCGACAACCTCTTCCTCGAGACCGCAGCGTCGGGCCAGGCGACCGTCGCCGCGCCGGGCGAGCCGGGCTTCGGCACGCTGAGCCAGGGGTTCGTCGAAGCGTCGAATGTCAACGCCGTCGCCGAAATCACCGCGCTGATCACGGCGCAGCGGGCATATGAAATGAACAGCCGGGTGGTGAAGACCGCCGATGAGATGCTGTCCACCACGAGCCAGATGCGCTGA